One stretch of Chloroflexota bacterium DNA includes these proteins:
- a CDS encoding DUF2088 domain-containing protein, with protein sequence MKTVQFEYGEGTLAVQLPDSADIFVPGETVADPPYLPDVEAATRESVLHPIGMPPLAHLAKPGSKVTISFPDKVKGGFQANSHRKTAIPIIVTELLKAGVNKRDIKLICSNGLHRKNTDEEIRSLIGDPLYREFMPTHQIVNHDSEDWDNLVDLGYDELGDRVIMNREVFESDVPILIGHVVGNPYAGYSGGYKMIATGLTHWKCIAAHHIPAVMHGPDFTPVSAHSMMRQKMNAIGMHMENKMGKKFFMCDAVLDTNARQIAIFSGYGAEIQPLSWKAANQRTFVPFAQEKYDVMMFGMPQNFHYGNGHGTNPILMMQAIAAQIIRHKRVLKDNGVIICSSICNGYFHDEEFPSYRELYELFQNDYHNILPDLDKYGEYFCSKTEYVNKYRYNYGYHPYHAFSMISCGHIAEMHTAAVYIVGAYAPGYARAMGMKTRATFAEALKDAERYTGPNPKILALPRTFRTGAVHLMMRDEQVPEI encoded by the coding sequence ATGAAAACCGTGCAATTTGAATACGGCGAAGGAACACTCGCGGTGCAACTACCGGACTCGGCGGATATTTTCGTTCCGGGCGAAACGGTCGCCGACCCGCCGTACTTGCCAGACGTGGAAGCCGCGACACGCGAATCGGTGCTTCATCCGATTGGAATGCCGCCGCTCGCGCACCTCGCGAAACCTGGGTCGAAAGTAACCATCAGTTTTCCAGATAAAGTGAAAGGCGGCTTTCAAGCGAACTCGCATCGCAAGACCGCGATTCCAATCATCGTCACCGAGTTGCTCAAAGCGGGGGTGAACAAGCGCGACATCAAACTCATTTGCTCGAACGGCTTGCATCGCAAAAACACCGACGAAGAAATTCGCTCGTTGATCGGCGACCCGCTCTATCGCGAATTTATGCCAACGCATCAAATCGTCAACCACGATTCCGAAGACTGGGACAATCTCGTTGACCTGGGTTACGACGAACTAGGCGACCGTGTCATCATGAATCGTGAGGTGTTTGAATCGGATGTGCCGATTCTGATTGGGCACGTGGTTGGCAATCCGTACGCCGGTTATTCGGGTGGCTACAAAATGATCGCCACGGGATTGACGCACTGGAAATGTATTGCGGCACATCACATTCCCGCCGTCATGCACGGTCCCGATTTTACACCGGTCTCAGCACACAGCATGATGCGCCAAAAGATGAATGCGATCGGCATGCACATGGAAAACAAGATGGGCAAAAAGTTTTTCATGTGCGATGCGGTGCTCGACACCAACGCGCGCCAAATCGCGATTTTCTCCGGCTATGGTGCCGAGATTCAACCTTTGTCGTGGAAGGCAGCGAACCAGCGCACGTTCGTTCCGTTCGCGCAAGAAAAATACGATGTGATGATGTTTGGGATGCCGCAGAATTTTCACTACGGCAATGGGCACGGGACGAATCCGATTCTGATGATGCAGGCGATTGCCGCGCAAATCATTCGGCACAAGCGCGTGCTCAAGGATAACGGCGTCATCATTTGCAGTTCGATCTGCAACGGCTATTTCCACGACGAAGAGTTTCCATCGTACCGCGAACTGTACGAGTTGTTCCAAAACGATTATCACAACATCCTGCCCGATCTCGACAAGTACGGCGAGTACTTTTGCTCCAAGACCGAGTACGTGAACAAGTATCGCTATAACTATGGTTATCATCCGTATCACGCCTTCTCGATGATTTCGTGCGGGCACATTGCGGAGATGCACACAGCCGCAGTGTACATCGTTGGCGCGTATGCGCCGGGGTATGCGCGCGCGATGGGGATGAAGACGCGCGCAACGTTTGCGGAGGCGTTAAAGGATGCCGAACGATACACGGGACCGAATCCGAAAATCCTCGCGTTGCCGCGCACGTTTCGCACGGGCGCCGTGCATTTGATGATGCGCGACGAACAGGTTCCAGAGATATGA
- a CDS encoding LacI family DNA-binding transcriptional regulator, producing the protein MSKPTIKDVAHAAGVSTATVSRVLHENGYVSDEARKLVEQALEKTGFRLNLVAQSLRRQHSRIIGHLLTNLVPNPYFASVEAGVEEIAVKNGYSVLVWNTLANADREREGVEAFIDRRIDAMIFTTPRNVKNVQAAKQAGIQVVQIEKPVYTSSHLVMVDNYSGAASAMEHLIALGHRRIAFVGRVTPPNLQKNYEADQQRFKGYQDVMRNHDLIPDERWVCLNVDPYSVADGYRFASTILAQTPRVTAILAGCDILAAGVLQAAYELGVQVPQDLSVIGFDNTFAPFLTPPLTTVDLPALEMGRTAARLAITALESESNRETNLRTETLKAELIVRKSTARLSG; encoded by the coding sequence ATGTCCAAGCCAACCATCAAAGATGTAGCACACGCCGCCGGTGTTTCGACGGCAACCGTCTCGCGCGTATTGCATGAGAACGGATATGTCTCCGATGAAGCACGAAAGTTAGTCGAACAGGCGTTGGAAAAAACCGGCTTTCGGCTCAATCTCGTCGCGCAAAGTCTGCGCCGCCAACATTCGCGCATTATCGGGCATCTGCTCACCAACCTCGTGCCTAATCCGTACTTCGCCAGCGTCGAAGCCGGCGTTGAAGAAATCGCGGTTAAGAACGGCTACAGCGTTCTCGTTTGGAACACCTTGGCGAATGCGGATCGCGAACGCGAAGGTGTGGAAGCGTTCATCGATCGCCGGATCGATGCAATGATTTTCACGACGCCGCGCAACGTCAAAAACGTCCAAGCCGCAAAGCAAGCGGGGATTCAAGTCGTGCAAATCGAAAAGCCGGTTTACACGAGTTCGCATCTCGTGATGGTCGATAATTACAGCGGCGCGGCGAGCGCGATGGAGCATCTCATCGCATTGGGGCATCGCCGCATCGCGTTTGTCGGTCGCGTGACGCCGCCGAATCTTCAGAAAAATTACGAAGCCGATCAGCAGCGCTTCAAAGGTTATCAAGATGTGATGCGCAATCATGACCTTATACCGGATGAACGCTGGGTCTGTCTGAATGTGGACCCGTACTCCGTTGCGGATGGCTATCGTTTTGCTAGTACGATTCTCGCGCAAACGCCGCGCGTCACCGCGATTCTCGCTGGCTGCGATATTCTCGCCGCCGGTGTACTTCAAGCCGCGTACGAACTCGGAGTCCAAGTCCCCCAGGATTTATCGGTCATCGGTTTCGATAATACCTTCGCGCCATTTCTCACTCCGCCATTGACGACCGTCGATTTGCCCGCGCTCGAAATGGGACGCACTGCCGCGCGCCTTGCGATCACCGCGCTTGAGTCTGAATCGAACCGCGAAACGAACTTGCGAACGGAGACGCTCAAGGCAGAACTGATCGTCCGAAAATCCACCGCGCGTTTATCGGGATAG
- a CDS encoding carbohydrate ABC transporter permease, which produces MKTTVEVETDPLALPQRWSFDNLATAWTVGRYALYAQNSILITIPVVGGVVVLSCLAGYGFARLRFAGQKALYYYLLLGLMVTVQSIMIPLFYNVKNLGLLGSHWAMILPSIGLGIPFGTFLMYSFFRGLPEELADAARVDGCNEFQVFYRVILPLTSPAVSSLTIFQFMWSWNAFLLPLLFLNSESLRPITLGLMLFQGEYTTEFPLIAAGVTLASLPIIIVYLILQRQFLRGLTAGALKG; this is translated from the coding sequence ATGAAGACGACCGTCGAAGTCGAAACCGATCCGCTCGCGCTGCCGCAGCGTTGGTCGTTCGATAATTTGGCGACGGCATGGACGGTCGGACGTTACGCGCTCTATGCACAGAATTCGATCCTCATCACGATTCCCGTCGTCGGCGGCGTGGTGGTGTTGTCATGTCTCGCCGGCTATGGTTTTGCGCGACTCAGGTTCGCCGGACAAAAGGCGCTCTACTATTATCTCTTGCTCGGTTTGATGGTGACCGTTCAATCGATCATGATCCCCCTGTTTTACAATGTCAAGAACCTGGGTCTGCTCGGTTCGCACTGGGCGATGATTCTTCCTTCGATTGGACTCGGCATTCCATTCGGAACATTTTTGATGTATTCATTTTTTCGCGGACTGCCGGAAGAACTGGCTGACGCCGCGCGTGTCGATGGCTGCAACGAATTCCAAGTTTTCTATCGCGTCATTTTGCCGCTCACCTCACCGGCGGTTTCGTCGTTGACGATTTTTCAATTCATGTGGTCGTGGAATGCATTCTTGTTGCCGCTCCTCTTTCTCAACTCCGAATCACTTCGTCCGATCACACTGGGGCTGATGTTGTTCCAAGGCGAATACACCACCGAATTTCCACTCATCGCCGCCGGTGTCACACTGGCATCGCTGCCGATCATCATCGTGTATTTGATTTTGCAGCGACAATTTTTGCGCGGGCTAACTGCCGGCGCGTTGAAAGGTTGA
- a CDS encoding transaldolase has translation MKFFLDSAKVDEVKYALEMWNVDGVTSNPRHVRNSGKPFLTAINEIGKLLAGTNKTLSVEVNPHFTDAEAMFEEGMKLAAMSPNFVIKIPATEAGFKALWMLRQKNVRVNLTLVFSAAQALQAARLGATYMSVFVGWKESNGEEISQMVAEITRIYRNYDFKTEVLVAAVRNARQIVEAGIAGADIVTAGFDVYKDAFDHPYTAKGLKIFSESWDATPYQ, from the coding sequence ATGAAATTCTTTCTGGATTCTGCGAAAGTAGATGAAGTCAAGTATGCGCTCGAAATGTGGAACGTGGATGGCGTGACGAGTAATCCGCGTCATGTGCGAAACAGTGGCAAACCATTTCTCACGGCGATCAACGAAATCGGTAAACTGCTCGCTGGCACGAACAAGACTTTGTCCGTCGAGGTGAATCCGCACTTTACAGATGCGGAAGCAATGTTCGAGGAAGGTATGAAACTCGCGGCGATGTCGCCCAACTTTGTGATCAAGATTCCGGCGACCGAAGCCGGCTTCAAAGCGCTGTGGATGTTGCGCCAAAAAAATGTGCGCGTCAATCTCACGCTCGTTTTTTCGGCGGCGCAGGCGCTGCAAGCCGCGCGACTCGGCGCGACGTACATGTCGGTCTTTGTCGGTTGGAAGGAATCGAACGGCGAAGAAATCTCACAGATGGTCGCCGAAATTACGCGCATCTATCGCAACTATGATTTCAAAACGGAGGTGCTCGTCGCGGCGGTTCGCAATGCGCGCCAGATCGTCGAAGCTGGAATCGCCGGCGCGGACATCGTGACCGCTGGGTTCGACGTGTACAAAGACGCGTTCGATCATCCGTACACGGCAAAGGGATTAAAGATATTTAGCGAGAGCTGGGACGCGACACCGTATCAGTAA
- a CDS encoding alpha-glucosidase/alpha-galactosidase yields MGAGSSVFAKNILGDCLLTDALHDAHIALYDIDADRLNDSRLMLEVLNRNINAERATITTHLGVEQRRDALIGADYVVNAIQVGGYEPATVIDFEIPKKYGLRQTIGDTLGIGGIFRALRTIPVMFDFARDMEVVCPDAWFLNYVNPMAMITLAMLRATDIHTVGLCHSVQVCARRLLRRVGIENDVRELKWKIAGINHQAWLLEITDGGRDLYPEIKQRAEAMNRAARQSDAPKHDDMVRFEIMRHFGFYNTESSEHTAEYSPYWIKSTHPELIDAFNIPLDEYPRRCVHQIEEWAKRSHELVANPQLSHQRSDEYGSYIMEAMETDEPCRIGGNVMNTGLITNLPSNAVVEVPCLVDRNGVQGCYIGDLPEQLAALNRTNINVQLLTVEAALTHDREKVYQAAMLDPHTSAELTLDQIRALCDDLFAAHGMELTFRQCGNLDADKRGQTRMKK; encoded by the coding sequence ATGGGCGCAGGCAGTTCTGTATTTGCCAAAAATATTCTGGGCGATTGTCTGCTAACCGATGCTCTTCACGATGCCCACATCGCACTCTATGATATCGACGCGGATCGCCTGAACGATTCGCGTCTGATGCTCGAAGTGTTGAATCGCAACATCAACGCAGAGCGCGCGACGATCACAACGCACCTGGGTGTCGAGCAACGACGCGATGCGCTCATTGGCGCCGATTACGTCGTCAACGCAATTCAAGTCGGCGGATATGAACCGGCGACCGTGATTGATTTTGAGATTCCGAAAAAGTACGGTCTGCGTCAAACGATCGGCGACACCCTGGGCATTGGCGGAATTTTCCGCGCGCTCCGCACGATCCCAGTCATGTTCGATTTTGCGCGCGATATGGAAGTCGTGTGTCCGGACGCGTGGTTCCTCAACTACGTCAACCCGATGGCGATGATCACGCTGGCAATGTTGCGCGCGACCGACATTCACACCGTCGGTCTGTGCCACTCCGTCCAAGTGTGTGCGCGCCGATTATTGCGCCGGGTCGGCATCGAAAATGATGTGCGCGAGTTGAAATGGAAGATCGCCGGTATCAATCATCAAGCCTGGTTGCTCGAAATCACAGATGGCGGACGCGATTTGTATCCCGAAATTAAACAGCGTGCCGAAGCAATGAATCGCGCGGCACGACAATCAGATGCACCCAAGCATGATGACATGGTGCGCTTTGAGATCATGCGCCACTTTGGTTTCTACAACACGGAATCGTCGGAACACACGGCGGAGTATTCTCCGTACTGGATCAAGTCCACGCACCCGGAGTTGATCGACGCGTTTAACATTCCGCTCGACGAATATCCGCGCCGTTGCGTTCATCAAATCGAAGAATGGGCAAAGCGAAGTCATGAACTTGTTGCGAATCCACAATTGTCTCATCAGCGCAGCGACGAGTATGGCTCGTACATCATGGAAGCAATGGAGACCGACGAGCCGTGTCGTATCGGCGGCAATGTTATGAATACCGGACTGATTACGAATCTTCCGTCGAACGCAGTTGTCGAAGTGCCATGCTTGGTCGATCGCAATGGCGTGCAAGGTTGTTACATCGGCGATTTGCCGGAACAACTTGCCGCGCTCAATCGCACGAACATCAACGTGCAACTGCTCACCGTCGAAGCCGCGCTGACGCACGATCGCGAGAAAGTGTACCAAGCCGCAATGCTCGACCCGCACACATCGGCAGAACTCACACTCGATCAAATTCGCGCGTTGTGTGATGACTTGTTCGCGGCGCATGGAATGGAACTGACTTTCCGGCAATGCGGAAATTTGGACGCGGACAAACGCGGACAAACGCGGATGAAGAAATAG
- a CDS encoding ROK family protein yields MTETNSLGRNVSLVKEHNLRALLLRLLSEGALSRIQLAEKTSLSATAITNLVDDLYKQGIVRECNSKQFVAERRVGRPRAKLCLVPDARYVLGVQMRVGVFRVALANLLGELVDYTETPFSNETPAFDVIQCVAEKIETLIASHQIKRRKILGIGVGASGLVDYHTGVNLLAANFGWRDVPIHEWLHARLKLPIVVDNNVRCMALGEAMFGAGRGVRSLVFVYGRFGVGAGIVMNSQVLRGSGLGAGEIGHTIVMPRDGLMCRCGQRGCLETLVSEPSLAQSAGDLVCANPASQLATIWHTETSVRPIKRLYLAARAGDPLAKQLVETSANYLGLALTNLVNLINPELILLGGLFSDEADVILPIAKATMQATAFGGMGQQARLQATTFGWQAGMVGAAALALAKYLYLNPEEV; encoded by the coding sequence ATGACCGAAACGAATTCTCTAGGACGTAACGTCAGTCTGGTCAAAGAGCATAACCTCCGCGCCCTCTTGCTGCGTTTGCTTTCCGAGGGTGCGCTCTCGCGCATCCAACTCGCCGAAAAGACCTCGCTCTCCGCGACCGCCATCACCAATCTGGTTGATGACTTGTACAAACAGGGTATCGTGCGTGAATGCAATAGCAAGCAGTTTGTGGCAGAGCGACGGGTGGGCAGACCGCGCGCGAAATTGTGTTTGGTGCCTGACGCCCGTTACGTGCTGGGCGTGCAGATGCGCGTCGGTGTGTTTCGCGTGGCGCTTGCCAACCTGCTGGGCGAATTGGTGGACTATACCGAAACACCTTTCTCGAACGAAACCCCGGCTTTCGATGTGATTCAATGCGTCGCCGAGAAAATCGAGACGCTGATTGCAAGTCATCAGATCAAGCGCCGTAAGATTTTGGGTATCGGTGTGGGCGCGTCCGGCTTGGTTGATTATCACACCGGCGTCAATCTCCTGGCGGCGAACTTTGGATGGCGGGATGTTCCCATCCACGAGTGGTTGCATGCACGACTCAAATTGCCCATTGTTGTTGATAACAACGTGCGCTGCATGGCATTGGGCGAAGCCATGTTCGGCGCGGGACGCGGTGTCCGCTCGCTGGTGTTTGTGTACGGTCGTTTCGGCGTTGGCGCGGGCATCGTGATGAATAGCCAAGTTTTACGCGGCAGTGGTTTAGGCGCGGGCGAAATCGGGCATACGATTGTCATGCCGCGCGACGGACTGATGTGTCGTTGCGGTCAGCGCGGTTGCCTGGAAACGCTCGTATCGGAACCCTCCCTGGCGCAAAGCGCCGGGGACCTTGTGTGCGCGAACCCCGCGAGCCAGCTCGCGACGATCTGGCACACCGAAACGAGCGTCCGTCCGATCAAGCGTTTGTACCTCGCGGCACGTGCGGGCGATCCGCTCGCCAAGCAACTGGTTGAGACGAGCGCAAACTATTTGGGTCTCGCATTGACGAATCTCGTCAATCTGATCAACCCCGAGTTGATTCTCCTGGGTGGGCTTTTTAGCGACGAAGCGGATGTGATTTTACCCATTGCCAAAGCGACGATGCAAGCGACGGCGTTTGGTGGCATGGGGCAACAAGCGCGTTTGCAAGCGACCACCTTCGGCTGGCAAGCTGGCATGGTCGGTGCGGCGGCGTTGGCGCTGGCGAAATATCTTTATCTGAATCCTGAGGAAGTCTGA
- a CDS encoding extracellular solute-binding protein: MKKFFAPLLVALTLIGLIACQAAPTPVPPTQAPAPTTAPAPTQAAVVPTKAPEPTKAPEPTKAPAPTIAKQVTLKVVDVRTDAKQGAAMDKINKLFMEKYPNIKVQREAMQLADLQTIAPTNLSAGTTWDVIEYGPGGNYVGVLADAGLVRPLDNEAKQLGWDKKFFKWTMERTLWNGKMFGVPNALETYGCFYNVDQFKKLNIEVPKTYDDLLKLAKTAKDNNLTPIAFGDLEKWPAYHSFSMTTNNLLGNSKLEPLLYTKASWDDPEIAKAIKTWFVDLPKAGAFNTDPVATKVEDSRTLFYTGKALTICTGTFLIGRVELNAKGFIPGFFYFPAIDGKAINPPAGVGKLWITPTKAPNPQEAILYLDFLTSAAASKVYLEEVGLIPAWPVDTSNINISAMMKTVVAELGKPGLSMGHNIDVEMPANFVLAMGDGFQAVLLGQKTPEQMAKDLQKAKEDAIASGAMKVK; the protein is encoded by the coding sequence ATGAAAAAGTTTTTTGCACCGTTGTTGGTCGCCCTGACCTTGATCGGTTTGATCGCCTGTCAAGCCGCGCCAACTCCAGTCCCCCCGACCCAAGCGCCCGCGCCGACGACTGCCCCTGCCCCAACGCAAGCCGCCGTCGTTCCCACCAAAGCGCCCGAGCCGACGAAAGCGCCCGAGCCAACCAAAGCCCCCGCGCCAACCATCGCGAAGCAAGTCACGTTAAAAGTCGTCGATGTGCGCACCGATGCCAAACAGGGCGCTGCCATGGACAAGATCAACAAGCTGTTCATGGAAAAGTATCCCAACATCAAAGTCCAGCGCGAGGCAATGCAACTCGCGGACTTGCAGACTATTGCGCCGACCAATCTTTCTGCCGGCACGACCTGGGATGTGATTGAGTACGGACCGGGCGGCAATTACGTCGGCGTGCTCGCCGATGCCGGCTTGGTGCGTCCGCTCGACAATGAAGCGAAGCAACTCGGCTGGGACAAAAAGTTCTTCAAGTGGACGATGGAACGAACATTGTGGAACGGCAAAATGTTTGGCGTCCCGAACGCGCTCGAAACCTACGGCTGCTTCTACAACGTAGATCAGTTCAAGAAACTGAACATCGAAGTTCCAAAGACTTACGATGATCTGCTCAAGCTCGCCAAGACTGCGAAAGACAACAACCTGACGCCAATCGCGTTTGGCGATTTGGAGAAATGGCCCGCTTATCATTCGTTCAGCATGACGACGAACAATCTGCTCGGCAATTCAAAACTCGAACCACTGCTCTACACCAAAGCGAGTTGGGACGATCCGGAAATCGCCAAAGCGATCAAGACCTGGTTCGTCGATCTGCCCAAAGCCGGCGCATTCAACACCGATCCCGTGGCGACCAAGGTCGAGGATTCACGCACCTTGTTTTACACCGGCAAAGCATTGACGATCTGCACAGGCACATTCTTGATCGGTCGCGTCGAACTCAATGCCAAAGGATTTATACCGGGGTTCTTCTACTTCCCGGCAATAGATGGCAAAGCGATCAATCCACCGGCGGGCGTTGGCAAACTTTGGATCACACCGACCAAAGCGCCCAATCCACAAGAGGCGATTTTGTACTTGGATTTCCTGACGAGCGCTGCAGCATCGAAGGTTTATCTCGAAGAAGTCGGATTGATTCCGGCGTGGCCCGTCGATACATCCAACATCAACATCAGCGCGATGATGAAAACGGTCGTCGCCGAGTTGGGCAAACCGGGTTTGAGCATGGGACACAACATCGACGTCGAAATGCCGGCGAACTTTGTGCTGGCAATGGGCGATGGTTTCCAAGCTGTTCTGCTCGGACAGAAAACACCTGAGCAAATGGCGAAGGACTTGCAAAAAGCCAAAGAGGATGCGATTGCCTCCGGCGCGATGAAGGTCAAGTAG
- a CDS encoding triose-phosphate isomerase produces the protein MKKIFVNLKRFDVPRKLGGVCPMDDPIAWIESVITQSVELGLGMHENLALTFLLPEGLVPSAARCLAKFPVERRKMLAVGVQGVHWDDVRPGKNFGAFTTSVPAIAAANLGSQWAIIGHSEERRAKSQILGAYDGSIATNTEARVRAMSTVDQLVHDQVQCALNAGLSVLMCVGESAEERGDGTFEEQQPRIERVLQSQVVNDLKGAEQFIRNGKIVIGYEPIWAIGPGKVPPGKEYIAFVSAFIQRVALENLGAKIPVVYGGGLKEENAALIASIATIDGGLVALTQFTGEIGFNVAQLNAIVAKYLA, from the coding sequence ATGAAAAAAATTTTTGTGAACCTGAAACGCTTTGACGTGCCGCGTAAACTCGGCGGCGTGTGCCCAATGGACGATCCGATTGCGTGGATCGAATCGGTCATCACCCAGTCGGTTGAACTGGGATTGGGCATGCACGAAAATCTCGCGTTGACTTTTCTTTTGCCCGAAGGACTCGTGCCGAGCGCCGCGCGTTGCCTCGCCAAGTTTCCGGTGGAACGACGCAAGATGTTAGCGGTTGGTGTGCAAGGTGTACACTGGGACGATGTTCGCCCCGGCAAAAATTTTGGCGCGTTCACGACGAGTGTGCCCGCTATCGCCGCGGCAAACCTGGGGAGCCAGTGGGCGATTATCGGACACTCGGAAGAACGCCGCGCGAAATCGCAAATCCTCGGCGCATACGATGGCTCGATTGCCACAAACACCGAGGCGCGTGTGCGTGCCATGTCAACGGTTGACCAACTCGTTCATGACCAAGTGCAATGCGCGTTGAATGCCGGTTTGAGCGTACTCATGTGCGTGGGCGAATCGGCGGAGGAGCGCGGTGACGGAACGTTTGAAGAACAGCAACCGCGCATCGAACGTGTTTTGCAGTCGCAAGTGGTGAATGACTTGAAGGGTGCTGAGCAGTTCATTCGCAATGGAAAAATCGTCATCGGTTACGAACCGATTTGGGCGATTGGTCCCGGCAAGGTGCCGCCGGGCAAGGAGTACATCGCGTTCGTCTCGGCGTTCATTCAACGCGTGGCTCTCGAAAACCTGGGCGCAAAGATTCCGGTGGTCTACGGCGGTGGATTGAAAGAAGAAAATGCGGCGCTGATTGCAAGCATTGCGACGATTGACGGCGGCTTGGTCGCGCTGACGCAATTCACCGGCGAGATCGGTTTCAACGTCGCGCAGTTGAACGCGATTGTCGCCAAGTATCTCGCGTGA
- a CDS encoding sugar ABC transporter permease, with the protein MQVQPQVIVGKNVAMSTARNSFFTRWLDKNKTGFLFVLPALIFYTIFFFVPILNTIYYSFVRWNGAAPTMQWVGLANYAQMFQDTQLWSAFQHNVTWIIAGTLAPIAIALPLALLVTNISRGRLFYQTAFFMPHILSNVVVAVIWGWIYSPQFGLLNAALRNLGLDSWTRGWLGNPQTALFAIVAAAVWHYIGFCLVIFVAGLQDVDVTLIEAAKMDGANELQRFFHVIIPQMRHVLNMVIVYTLIGGFNVFDIVRVMTDGGPAGNTELIGTYAYKMSFRTLNIGYGATISVLIMVLSLGASIVYNLLRDREEVRR; encoded by the coding sequence ATGCAAGTTCAACCCCAAGTGATTGTCGGGAAAAATGTCGCCATGAGTACTGCGCGCAATTCTTTTTTCACCCGCTGGCTCGATAAAAACAAAACCGGTTTTCTGTTCGTGTTGCCCGCGCTGATCTTTTATACGATCTTTTTCTTCGTTCCGATTCTCAACACGATCTACTATAGCTTTGTGCGCTGGAACGGCGCGGCGCCGACAATGCAATGGGTCGGTCTCGCGAATTACGCGCAGATGTTTCAGGACACCCAGTTGTGGTCTGCGTTTCAGCACAACGTCACCTGGATCATTGCCGGCACGCTTGCACCAATTGCGATTGCGCTGCCGCTCGCTTTACTCGTGACCAACATATCGCGCGGTCGGCTATTTTATCAGACGGCGTTCTTCATGCCGCACATTCTCTCGAACGTCGTCGTCGCCGTGATCTGGGGTTGGATTTACAGTCCGCAGTTTGGTTTGCTCAACGCGGCGTTGCGGAACCTGGGTCTCGATTCGTGGACGCGCGGTTGGCTCGGCAATCCGCAAACGGCATTGTTTGCGATTGTCGCTGCCGCGGTGTGGCACTATATCGGTTTTTGTTTGGTGATTTTTGTCGCGGGCTTGCAAGATGTTGACGTGACCTTGATCGAAGCCGCGAAGATGGATGGCGCGAATGAACTCCAGCGATTCTTTCACGTCATCATTCCACAGATGCGCCACGTGCTCAACATGGTGATCGTCTACACGTTGATCGGCGGCTTTAATGTGTTCGACATTGTGCGCGTGATGACGGATGGCGGTCCCGCCGGCAACACCGAGTTGATTGGAACATACGCTTACAAGATGTCGTTCCGCACATTAAACATCGGTTATGGCGCGACGATTTCCGTGCTCATCATGGTTCTCTCGCTCGGCGCGTCCATCGTGTACAACTTGCTGCGCGATCGCGAGGAGGTCAGACGATGA
- a CDS encoding transposase has translation MQPNSPLTDEHTDPLDPPWQRANNQRGRETYANDRPPIVGTIGRESGQVRLRVVLNTTGETLETPVHQFTCVEAMVYTDESNGYNHIIRLHATVEHGIHEYARDDDSDGIREAHCNNLGRDVDGCPQFSAPVQRRSQEISCRVCGDLRISTKFETRVASIYFISCHLSHFLHLGETTLHQPWIV, from the coding sequence CTGCAACCGAATTCCCCGCTGACAGATGAACACACTGATCCGTTAGATCCTCCGTGGCAACGAGCGAACAACCAACGCGGACGCGAGACATACGCTAATGATCGTCCGCCGATTGTCGGAACGATTGGGCGTGAAAGCGGTCAAGTTCGTTTGCGAGTTGTACTGAACACGACGGGTGAAACCCTGGAAACTCCTGTGCATCAGTTCACCTGTGTCGAAGCCATGGTCTACACGGATGAATCGAACGGTTACAATCACATCATTCGCCTCCATGCCACCGTCGAACATGGCATTCATGAATACGCCCGCGACGATGACAGCGATGGAATTCGCGAAGCGCATTGCAACAACCTCGGAAGGGATGTGGACGGATGTCCGCAATTTTCTGCGCCCGTTCAAAGGCGTTCACAAGAAATATCTTGCCGAGTATGTGGCGATCTGCGAATTTCGACGAAATTTGAAACGCGTGTCGCCAGCATTTATTTCATCTCTTGTCACCTTTCCCACTTTTTGCATCTTGGCGAAACGACTTTGCACCAGCCGTGGATTGTTTGA